One genomic segment of Arachis duranensis cultivar V14167 chromosome 4, aradu.V14167.gnm2.J7QH, whole genome shotgun sequence includes these proteins:
- the LOC107483580 gene encoding UDP-glucuronic acid decarboxylase 2-like — translation MSSSPASELIHRAQSRARKPTTDPPHPPQPGAPMSRAFRNRIPFLLVGIAISALFFHTFPIVADSSEPSATLPTRRVLLEDSSYATKTTSKPDAVRVPGGVKGRRKRIVVTGGAGFVGSHLVDRLIERGDSVIVIDNMFTGRKENVLHHLRNPNFELIRHDVVEPILLEVDQIYHLACPASPVHYKYNPVKTIKTNVMGTLNMLGLAKRINARFLLTSTSEVYGDPLQHPQVETYWGNVNPIGVRSCYDEGKRVAETLSMDYHRGAGIEVRIARIFNTYGPRMSIDDGRVVSNFVAQALRKEPMTVYGDGKQTRSFQFVSDLVEGLMRLMEGDHVGPFNLGNPGEFTMLELAQVVQETIDKNAKIEFRPNTEDDPHKRKPDISKAKELLGWQPTVSLREGLPRMVSDFRQRLFGDSKGSLDGSLSAE, via the exons ATGAGCTCTTCTCCCGCCTCTGAACTTATCCACAGAGCCCAAAGCCGAGCCCGCAAGCCCACCACCGACCCACCGCACCCTCCCCAGCCCGGAGCACCAATGTCTCGCGCCTTCCGCAACCGCATCCCCTTCCTCCTCGTCGGCATCGCCATCTCCGCACTCTTCTTCCACACCTTCCCGATTGTCGCCGACTCCTCCGAGCCCTCCGCCACGCTCCCGACACGCCGCGTCCTTCTAGAAGATTCCAGCTACGCAACGAAGACAACTTCCAAACCCGACGCGGTTCGCGTTCCCGGCGGCGTCAAAGGGCGGAGGAAGAGGATAGTGGTGACCGGAGGGGCTGGATTCGTCGGGAGCCACCTGGTGGACCGTTTGATTGAGAGAGGAGACAGCGTGATTGTGATCGATAACATGTTCACGGGTAGAAAGGAGAACGTGCTGCATCACCTTAGGAACCCTAATTTTGAGCTGATACGACACGACGTCGTTGAGCCAATACTTTTGGAGGTTGATCAGATCTATCACTTGGCTTGTCCTGCTTCACCTGTTCATTACAAGTATAATCCTGTCAAGACTATC AAGACGAATGTGATGGGAACTCTAAACATGTTGGGGTTAGCAAAGAGAATCAACGCCCGGTTTTTGCTTACGAGCACTAGTGAGGTGTACGGTGATCCTCTTCAGCACCCTCAAGTTGAGACTTACTGGGGCAACGTTAATCCAATTg GTGTAAGGAGTTGTTATGATGAGGGGAAGCGAGTTGCTGAGACTTTGAGCATGGATTATCACAGAGGTGCTGGTATTGAG GTAAGGATTGCTCGTATCTTCAACACATATGGACCAAGAATGAGCATTGATGATGGACGTGTGGTTAGCAACTTCGTTGCTCAG GCATTGAGGAAGGAACCAATGACTGTATATGGAGATGGGAAACAAACAAGAAGCTTTCAATTTGTTTCAGACCTG GTAGAAGGCCTAATGCGACTAATGGAAGGTGATCATGTTGGTCCTTTCAACCTCGGCAACCCTGGTGAATTCACCATGCTTGAACTTGCTCAG GTTGTGCAAGAAACCATAGACAAAAATGCCAAGATAGAGTTTAGGCCAAACACAGAGGATGATCCTCATAAGAGGAAGCCAGACATTTCCAAAGCCAAAGAGCTTCTCGGCTGGCAGCCCACCGTGTCCCTCCGCGAAGGACTTCCTAGAATGGTCTCTGATTTCCGACAAAGGCTATTCGGCGATTCCAAAGGCTCTCTTGACGGTTCTCTCTCTGCAGAATAA